The following proteins come from a genomic window of Nostoc sp. ATCC 53789:
- a CDS encoding extracellular solute-binding protein, whose amino-acid sequence MDRRSFLLGTSTLALSQLLFGCGGNRQTQLKVQLLKGSIPGQVVNQFHKGLQQQVQLKFAPVEQIEDLFQQLQNWQKKPKATDEQGWSRFIPFRQGQKTADADLVTLGDYWLKAAIEQKLIQPLQELQGNQLKQWSALDEKWKKLVTRDDQGNLDTQGKVWGAPYRWGTTVIVYNRDKLRELGWTPKDWSDLWRDGMQQRISLLNQPREVIGLVLKKLGKSYNTENLDQVPNLEKELQTLNQQVKFYSSNNYLEPLIVGDTWLAVGWSSDVLQVLGRYPQLGAVIPQSGTAMWADLWVRPAGIDKGTLSDQWIDFCWQPSTAKQISVLTKSNSPISTNIAASDIQEPLRSLLQSDREVLDKSEFLLPLPPSAIKQYESLFAKMKV is encoded by the coding sequence ATGGATCGACGGTCTTTTTTGCTAGGTACAAGCACACTGGCACTTTCACAACTGCTTTTTGGCTGTGGTGGAAACAGGCAGACGCAACTAAAAGTACAGTTATTAAAAGGTTCTATACCTGGTCAGGTGGTGAATCAGTTCCACAAAGGTTTGCAGCAACAGGTGCAGTTAAAGTTTGCCCCAGTCGAGCAGATAGAGGATTTATTTCAGCAATTACAAAATTGGCAGAAAAAACCAAAAGCTACCGATGAGCAAGGATGGAGTCGCTTTATACCCTTTAGGCAAGGTCAAAAAACGGCTGATGCAGACCTCGTGACATTGGGAGATTACTGGCTAAAAGCAGCTATTGAGCAGAAACTGATTCAACCACTTCAAGAGTTACAGGGAAACCAATTAAAGCAATGGTCTGCTTTAGATGAAAAGTGGAAAAAATTAGTAACACGCGACGACCAAGGTAACTTGGATACTCAAGGGAAGGTGTGGGGTGCGCCTTATCGGTGGGGTACCACGGTGATTGTTTATAACCGTGACAAGTTGCGAGAATTGGGTTGGACACCCAAAGATTGGAGTGATTTGTGGCGAGATGGAATGCAGCAACGCATTTCTCTACTTAATCAACCACGAGAAGTTATTGGTCTGGTCTTAAAGAAGCTAGGCAAATCTTACAATACAGAGAATCTTGACCAAGTACCAAACTTGGAAAAGGAATTACAGACATTAAACCAACAGGTGAAGTTCTACAGTTCCAATAACTACTTAGAACCTTTAATTGTGGGAGACACTTGGCTAGCGGTTGGTTGGTCAAGCGATGTACTGCAAGTTTTAGGACGTTATCCGCAACTTGGCGCAGTTATACCCCAGTCAGGAACAGCAATGTGGGCGGACTTGTGGGTGCGTCCCGCAGGTATTGATAAGGGTACTTTATCAGATCAATGGATTGATTTTTGTTGGCAACCAAGTACAGCTAAACAAATTTCGGTGCTGACTAAAAGTAATTCGCCAATTTCTACAAATATTGCCGCTTCCGACATCCAAGAACCATTACGGAGTTTGTTGCAGAGCGATCGCGAAGTTTTAGATAAAAGTGAATTTTTGCTTCCCTTACCGCCATCTGCCATAAAACAATACGAGTCTTTGTTCGCCAAAATGAAGGTTTAA